The following proteins are encoded in a genomic region of Musa acuminata AAA Group cultivar baxijiao chromosome BXJ2-11, Cavendish_Baxijiao_AAA, whole genome shotgun sequence:
- the LOC135627766 gene encoding uncharacterized protein LOC135627766 encodes MLDQLLIFTRGGLILWELGSSLKGSPIDALIRSCLLEERSADAAFHYDAPGAAGGAAYTLKWVFDNDLGLVFVAVYQRIFHLLYVDDLLAAVRREFSRIHDPSRTSYDDFNETFRQLQKEAEARAEEMRKSKQAARVPTASKKQASGSGKQRNSGSSGNTSGSGKDESDGDSGKGRWLANGSSNGQGNESKDNSRAPSGFLKGKETGAPEVGAFDVNKLQKLRSKGGKKTDTGGVGSKATKAEPKKNVKKNRVWDDSPSESRLDFTNPVDERGEEPLEVVEADRGESMMDKEEIVSSESESEEDEEVENEKPCTKKKGWFSSMFQSIAGNAVLEKSDLKPALKALKDRLMTKNVAEEIAEKLCESVAASLEGKKLGSFTRVSSTVQTAMEEALLRILTPKRSIDILRDVHVAKEQGRPYVVVFVGVNGVGKSTNLAKVAYWLLQHEVNVMLAACDTFRSGAVEQLRTHARRLQIPIFEKGYEKDPAIVAKEAIQEAKSNNSDVVLVDTAGRMQDNEPLMRALSKLINLNNPDLVLFVGEALVGNDAVDQLTKFNQKLADLSTISTARLIDGILLTKFDTIDDKVGAALSMVYVSGAPVMFVGCGQSYTDLKKLNVKSIVKTLLK; translated from the exons ATGTTGGACCAGCTGCTGATCTTTACGCGGGGTGGGCTGATCCTGTGGGAGCTCGGCAGCTCGCTCAAGGGATCCCCGATCGACGCGCTCATCCGCTCCTGCCTCCTCGAGGAGCGCTCCGCAGACGCGGCCTTCCACTACGACGCTCCCGGCGCCGCCGGCGGAGCCGCCTACACCCTCAAGTGGGTCTTCGACAACGACCTCGGCCTCGTCTTCGTCGCCGTCTACCAGCGCATCTTTCATCTCCTCTACGTAGACGATCTCCTCGCGGCCGTCCGCCGCGAGTTCTCCCGGATCCACGACCCCAGTCGCACGTCGTACGATGATTTCAACGAGACCTTCCGCCAGCTCCAGAAGGAGGCCGAGGCGCGGGCGGAGGAGATGCGCAAGTCCAAGCAGGCTGCCCGCGTCCCCACGGCGTCCAAGAAGCAAGCCAGCGGTTCCGGGAAGCAACGAAATAGCGGTAGCAGTGGCAACACCAGCGGTTCTGGGAAAGACGAGTCGGATGGCGATTCAGGAAAGGGCCGTTGGTTAGCGAATGGTAGTTCAAATGGGCAAGGAAATGAAAGTAAAGACAATTCTCGTGCCCCGAGTGGTTTTCTGAAGGGAAAAGAGACCGGAGCGCCTGAAGTTGGGGCATTCGATGTAAACAAGTTACAGAAGTTGCGGTCCAAAGGTGGGAAGAAGACGGACACTGGTGGCGTTGGGAGCAAGGCCACCAAGGCGGAGCCAAAGAAGAATGTGAAGAAGAACAGGGTTTGGGATGATTCACCTTCTGAGTCGAGATTGGATTTTACGAATCCAGTGGATGAGAGAGGGGAAGAGCCTCTGGAGGTTGTGGAGGCAGATCGGGGAGAGAGCATGATGGATAAGGAGGAAATTGTGAGCAGCGAAAGTGagagtgaggaagatgaggaagtGGAGAATGAAAAACCTTGCACGAAGAAGAAGGGGTGGTTCTCGTCTATGTTCCAAAG TATTGCAGGTAATGCTGTGTTAGAGAAGTCTGACTTGAAACCAGCCTTGAAAGCTCTCAAGGATAGGTTGATGACTAAAAATGTG GCTGAGGAAATAGCTGAAAAGCTTTGTGAATCAGTAGCAGCTAGTCTTGAGGGGAAAAAACTGGGCTCCTTTACGAGAGTTTCTTCGACAGTTCAG ACAGCCATGGAAGAGGCACTTCTTCGCATTTTAACACCAAAGAGATCCATTGACATTTTGCGAGATGTACATGTCGCTAAGGAGCAAGGAAGACCTTATGTTGTTGTTTTTGTTGGTGTTAATGGAGTTGGAAAATCTACCAATCTTGCCAAG GTTGCATACTGGCTTTTGCAACATGAAGTTAATGTCATGCTGGCAGCATGTGACACATTCAGGTCTGGTGCTGTTGAACAGCTTCGGACTCATGCACGCAGACTCCAG ATACCTATCTTCGAGAAAGGCTACGAAAAGGATCCCGCAATTGTAGCGAAAGAAGCTATCCAGGAGGctaaatccaataattcagatgTTGTCCTTGTCGACACAGCTGGCCGTATGCAG GATAATGAGCCACTAATGAGAGCACTCTCCAAGCTCATCAACCTCAACAACCCAGATCTGGTACTTTTTGTTGGAGAGGCTTTGGTTGGAAATGATGCTGTGGATCAATTAACCAAGTTCAACCAG AAATTAGCAGACCTGTCCACGATTTCGACTGCCAGGTTGATCGATGGCATCCTGCTCACCAAGTTCGACACGATTGATGATAAG GTTGGAGCAGCTCTTTCCATGGTCTATGTTTCAGGAGCTCCAGTGATGTTTGTTGGTTGCGGTCAGTCCTACACCGACCTTAAGAAGCTCAACGTGAAGTCCATTGTCAAAACTCTTCTGAAGTGA
- the LOC135628000 gene encoding uncharacterized protein LOC135628000, translated as MFKAARWRSEKNKIKAVFKLQFQATQVPLSASEAATVSLVPLDVGKPTVRSERVAVVGGTCKWSNPVYETVKLTRDPKSGKINDKLYQFLVSTTGSTRAGLLGEAIVNLADYIEVFRASSVSFHLKTEAILHVTIQRMLDDVAGREVEENGDAIMRQQGRTLQSQLTKSDNEEGVKALNGRNDVNLVKDVSYISREARVKFPSSRNLPTYDDCNGKLEKSHSFDAISAASSDSSSEIYTPKENSIKNGNNQKDSTSLLSPLADIGMQPKLMTSSGDWSETLAPDRSTDGSTNSSGESGLTERLQCSDETLEKLKNEVVILTRKVEVSELELQTLRKQITKENKRGQDLLKEISSLKEERTALRRECEELKLSQKRTDFDETLSTESQLVREDPLSKLQEIKQELYHEKNLNSSLRLQLQKTQEANSELLLAVRDLDDLLEQKNRETLCHKCRKIDVEAENDEDIQGSKFRNQLPQLQQSECKQVLLETTSENDKEQHALLVNGHNNMRTEYSLEEKIADLNSEIELYNKDREELEMQMEQLALDYEILKQENHDVSHKLEQTQLREQLRMQYECSAHLSVISDLETHVQCLEKELQTQAESFESDADTLMQAKVEQEKKAIQAEQALRKTQWNNANTAERLHEELNKVSSQVSSVFYDNEKIVKQALKEASELRSQRSHLEKMLEETKENLVSLRGQYRMNLQQLLNLVNFKSKEADRLHLELKNKKEELEDYKKSGEARLKESWEKMQLLKNEIENLKMENYLISGQKEKLAAEMENLESTNTGNQLTLQVKNSENEILKNEIALLKQKVENTLEELSDLRNMKDEKETMITMLNSKVETLGVQYNDLKQSLSEGELEKEKLRRLVSNLTGGLLKEEDMIISSEEELGNSYTNEGKPCQKSNKFAGTNEFEGDVACLQQQRVGNKAQKNDINNKDQELATRHSGTNSEENQHIVSYICDQYTFAKMLSEMALLKRQNESMEAELKEMQERYSEISLKFAEVEGERQQLVMTIRTLKNALKN; from the exons ATGTTCAAGGCAGCACGATGGAGGAGCGAGAAGAACAAGATCAAGGCTGTGTTCAAGTTGCAGTTCCAAGCGACACAG GTACCGCTGTCGGCATCGGAGGCGGCGACGGTAAGCTTGGTCCCTCTCGACGTCGGAAAACCGACTGTGAGATCAGAGAGGGTTGCGGTGGTTGGTGGAACCTGCAAATGGTCGAACCCAGTTTATGAAACAGTGAAGCTAACGCGTGATCCCAAGAGCGGAAAGATCAACGACAAGTTATACCAATTTCTTGTTTCCACCACC GGATCCACCAGAGCTGGACTCCTGGGAGAAGCCATTGTTAACCTGGCAGATTATATTGAAGTGTTCAGAGCTTCATCTGTTTCGTTCCATCTCAAGACAGAAGCCATCTTGCAT GTTACCATACAGAGAATGCTGGATGACGTTGCAGGAAG GGAAGTTGAAGAAAATGGAGATGCAATCATGAGGCAACAAGGAAGAACATTACAGAGCCAGTTAACCAAAAGTGACAATGAGGAAGGAGTCAAAGCTCTAAATGGCAGGAATGATGTTAACTTGGTGAAA GATGTGTCATATATTAGCAGAGAGGCAAGGGTAAAATTTCCATCGAGCAGAAACCTTCCCACTTACGATGACTGTAATGGCAAACTCGAAAAATCTCACAGTTTTGATGCTATATCAGCGGCTAGTTCTGATAGTAGCTCAGAAATATATACACCAAAAGAGAACAGCATCAAGAATGGCAACAACCAAAAAGACTCCACCAGCTTACTATCGCCTCTTGCGGACATTGGTATGCAACCAAAGTTGATGACCAGCTCAGGTGATTGGTCTGAAACTTTAGCTCCTGATAGAAGCACGGATGGATCAACAAACAGCTCAGGCGAGTCTGGGTTAACAGAAAGACTGCAATGTTCAGATGAGACTCTTGAGAAACTAAAAAACGAAGTTGTCATTTTAACGAGGAAGGTGGAGGTATCAGAACTGGAGTTGCAGACTTTGCGAAAGCAAATCACCAAGGAAAATAAGCGAGGACAAGATCTTTTAAAGGAAATAAGCAGCCTGAAGGAGGAAAGAACTGCTTTACGAAGAGAATGTGAAGAACTTAAGCTTTCACAAAAGAGAACAGATTTTGATGAAACACTTTCAACTGAATCACAGCTTGTTAGAGAAGATCCTTTGTCCAAGCTACAAGAAATCAAACAAGAGTTATACCATGAGAAAAATCTGAATTCAAGTCTTCGCTTGCAGTTACAAAAAACACAGGAAGCTAACTCTGAACTGTTACTTGCCGTCAGAGATCTTGATGACCTGTTGGAGCAGAAAAACAGGGAGACACTCTGCCATAAATGCAGAAAAATTGATGTCGAAGCAGAAAATGATGAGGATATTCAAGGTTCGAAATTTAGAAATCAACTCCCACAATTGCAGCAATCTGAATGTAAACAAGTGTTGCTGGAAACAACTTCAGAAAATGATAAGGAGCAACATGCATTGTTAGTCAATGGGCATAATAACATGAGGACTGAATATTCACTGGAGGAGAAGATCGCTGACCTTAACAGTGAAATAGAATTGTACAACAAGGACCGTGAAGAACTTGAAATGCAAATGGAACAGCTTGCTTTGGACTATGAAATTCTGAAGCAAGAAAACCATGATGTCTCTCATAAGCTGGAGCAAACGCAACTGCGAGAGCAACTCAGGATGCAGTACGAGTGTTCAGCACATTTATCGGTTATCAGTGACCTTGAAACCCATGTTCAATGCTTAGAGAAAGAACTTCAAACACAGGCTGAATCATTTGAATCAGATGCAGACACACTAATGCAAGCTAAAGTTGAACAAGAGAAAAAGGCCATACAAGCAGAGCAAGCACTGAGGAAAACACAGTGGAACAATGCTAACACTGCTGAACGACTTCATGAGGAACTTAATAAGGTTTCTTCACAAGTTTCATCTGTATTTTATGACAACGAGAAAATAGTGAAGCAAGCTTTAAAAGAAGCTAGTGAATTGCGTTCACAAAGAAGCCATCTGGAGAAAATGTTGGAGGAAACCAAGGAAAACCTAGTATCACTGCGAGGGCAATACCGTATGAATCTTCAACAGCTATTAAACCTTGTaaattttaaatctaaagaaGCAGATAGGCTGCACTTGGAACTCAAAAACAAGAAAGAGGAGCTTGAAGATTATAAGAAGTCTGGGGAAGCAAGGCTCAAAGAATCCTGGGAGAAAATGCAATTACTGAAAAATGAGATTGAAAATCTCAAAATGGAGAATTATCTCATCTCAGGACAGAAAGAGAAATTGGCAGCAGAGATGGAAAATTTGGAGTCAACAAATACGGGAAATCAGTTAACGCTACAAGTTAAAAACTCAGAAAATGAAATTCTCAAGAACGAGATAGCACTATTGAAGCAGAAAGTAGAAAATACATTGGAGGAATTAAGCGACCTGAGGAACATGAAAGATGAAAAAGAGACCATGATCACAATGCTAAACTCCAAGGTAGAAACCCTTGGAGTGCAGTACAATGACCTGAAGCAATCACTGTCTGAAGGTGAACTAGAAAAAGAGAAACTGAGGAGACTGGTTTCCAACTTGACGGGTGGTCTCTTAAAGGAGGAGGATATGATAATCAGTTCAGAGGAAGAACTTGGGAACAGCTACACCAAT GAAGGCAAACCTTGCCAAAAAAGCAACAAGTTTGCTGGCACAAATGAATTCGAAGGTGATGTTGCTTGTCTACAACAGCAAAGGGTGGGAAACAAAGcacaaaaaaatgatataaacaaCAAAGATCAAGAATTAGCCACAAG GCACTCTGGAACTAACTCAGAAGAAAATCAACACATTGTTTCCTATATATGTGATCAGTATACATTTGCTAAAATGTTGAGTGAGATGGCTCTTCTGAAAAGACAGAATGAATCAATGGAAGCTGAGCTGAAAGAAATGCAAGAAAGATATTCTGAGATAAGCCTGAAATTTGCAGAAGTAGAAGGTGAAAGACAGCAACTTGTGATGACAATCCGGACTCTTAAAAATGCTTTGAAGAATTAG
- the LOC135627427 gene encoding remorin-like, whose translation MGEEESTKMEVEGVAGTAAHPPPAETVKDLAKDKSAVPPPEEEEKPDDSKALATVDTTEAAATKKTSGGSIDRDAVLARVETEKRESMIKAWEENEKTKAQNKAAKKMASITAWENSKKAVLEAELKMKEEALEKKKAEYAEKMKNKIAMLHKAAEEKKAMVEAKRGEEFLKAEEMAAKYRVTGFTPKKLFGCFGA comes from the exons ATGGGGGAAGAGGAGTCGACCAAGATGGAGGTTGAAGGTGTTGCCGGGACTGCTGCACATCCTCCTCCGGCGGAGACAGTGAAGGACCTGGCGAAGGACAAgtcagcggttccaccgcctgaggaggaggagaagccggATGATTCCAAGGCTCTTGCCACCGTGGACA CAACTGAGGCTGCCGCTACCAAGAAAACATCAGGTGGTTCGATCGACAGAG ATGCTGTGCTTGCAAGGGTTGAGACAGAGAAGAGGGAGTCCATGATCAAAGCATGGGAGGAGAACGAGAAGACCAAAGCACAGAACAA GGCTGCTAAGAAGATGGCATCTATTACTGCATGGGAAAACTCAAAGAAGGCTGTTTTAGAAGCTGAGCTGAAAATGAAAGAG GAAGCATTGGAGAAGAAGAAGGCAGAGTACGCAGAGAAGATGAAGAACAAGATCGCCATGCTACATAAggcagcggaggagaagaaagccATGGTCGAGGCTAAGCGTGGGGAAGAATTCCTCAAGGCAGAAGAGATGGCCGCTAAATATCGCGTCACAGGGTTCACTCCCAAGAAGCTCTTTGGTTGTTTTGGGGCCTAA
- the LOC103970357 gene encoding transcription factor MYB17-like, protein MGRAPCCDKSGLKKGPWTPEEDKILVDYIQSHGHGSWRSLPKLAGLLRCGKSCRLRWTNYLRPDIKRGPFTPEEQKSIIQLHAIVGNKWSTIAAQLPGRTDNEIKNFWNTHLKKRLLRMGLLHPDPSDSSPAAASSRHMAQWESARLEAEARLSRESLFAHSASAAAAAAVTNPAVNLPPLKPEPDFFLRIWNSEIGDAFRKAAASATDESSPESSFTRQSSAAAVKTEPPPAAREETESKSCVTGGGPPVVAGMDDSSGSNEVVDDVSEESYQLYLDFGSGDDDLGLFGGQVGAFSSLFSSDLNVETSLDTAFK, encoded by the exons ATGGGGAGGGCGCCTTGCTGCGACAAGTCCGGGCTAAAGAAAGGGCCGTGGACGCCGGAGGAGGACAAGATCTTGGTCGACTACATCCAGTCCCACGGCCACGGCAGCTGGCGCTCCCTCCCTAAGCTTGCAG GTCTGCTTCGGTGCGGGAAGAGCTGTCGGCTGCGGTGGACTAACTATCTGAGGCCGGACATCAAGCGTGGCCCCTTCACCCCAGAGGAGCAGAAGTCCATCATCCAACTCCACGCCATTGTCGGCAACAA GTGGTCGACCATAGCGGCTCAGCTACCGGGGCGgacggacaacgagatcaagaacttttGGAACACCCACCTCAAGAAACGCCTCCTCCGCATGGGCCTCCTCCACCCGGACCCCTCCGACTCCTcgcccgccgccgcctcctcccgcCACATGGCTCAGTGGGAGAGCGCCCGCCTCGAGGCCGAGGCCCGCCTATCCCGCGAGTCCCTGTTCGCTCACTCCGCGTCCGCCGCCGCGGCCGCTGCCGTCACCAACCCCGCCGTCAACCTCCCGCCTCTCAAGCCCGAGCCCGACTTCTTCCTCAGGATCTGGAACTCCGAGATAGGCGACGCGTTCCGGAAGGCCGCGGCCTCCGCCACCGACGAGTCGTCTCCGGAGTCGTCCTTCACGCGACAGAGCTCCGCCGCGGCAGTGAAGACGGAGCCGCCGCCTGCGGCGAGGGAGGAGACGGAGAGCAAGAGCTGCGTCACGGGCGGCGGGCCGCCGGTGGTGGCTGGAATGGACGACTCCTCGGGGTCCAACGAGGTGGTGGACGACGTGTCGGAGGAGTCGTACCAGCTCTATCTGGACTTCGGCAGCGGCGACGACGATCTGGGCCTGTTCGGCGGCCAGGTTGGAGCCTTCTCTTCCCTCTTCTCCAGCGATCTCAACGTGGAGACGTCCCTCGACACCGCGTTCAAGTGA
- the LOC135626806 gene encoding tetraspanin-10-like: protein MLCLILVSIMIFTVVAFIITNSGSGHAAAGLRYKEYHLQDYSSWFLKQLNNTKNWRSLKSCLVKSEQCNNLPKRYKNLKEYKLAELSPIEAGCCRPPSECGYPAVNASYYDLSYHPVSTNKDCKLYKNARAIKCYDCDSCKAGVAQYMKEEWRVVAIFNVILFVALSIVYFIGCCARRNVSSSHSSKARGR, encoded by the exons ATGTTGTGCTTGATTTTGGTCTCAATCATGATATTCACAGTAGTAGC GTTTATTATAACGAATAGCGGTTCTGGTCATGCTGCAGCTGGTCTGAG GTACAAGGAGTATCATCTTCAGGATTACAGTTCTTGGTTCTTAAAACAG CTCAACAATACCAAAAACTGGAGAAGCTTGAAGAGCTGCCTTGTCAAGTCTGAGCAATGCAATAATTTGCCAAAAAGATACAAG AATCTGAAGGAGTACAAACTGGCAGAACTAAGCCCCATCGAGGCTGGTTGCTGTAGACCACCATCAGA ATGTGGATATCCTGCAGTAAATGCTTCCTATTATGATCTGAGCTACCATCCTGTAAGCACAAACAAGGACTGCAAGCTTTATAAAAATGCACGAGCCATCAAGTGTTATGATTGTGATTCTTGCAA GGCTGGAGTTGCCCAATACATGAAGGAGGAATGGAGAGTGGTTGCAATTTTCAACGTCATTCTTTTTGTTGCATTG TCAATCGTATACTTCATTGGATGCTGCGCGAGGAGGAACGTCTCAAGTAGCCACTCATCGAAGGCAAGAGGCCGATGA
- the LOC135627767 gene encoding membrane steroid-binding protein 1-like — MAVAEVWEVSKRAIEAYTGLSPATFFTVLAVAVALYYTVAGFLAPPPPPPPRQVEVDPLPPPVQLGEVTEEELRAYDGSDPKKPLLMAIKGQIYDVTQSRMFYGPGGPYALFAGKDASRALAKMSFEQNDLTGDISGLGPFELEALQDWEYKFMGKYAKVGTIKKTVPETEGSNDGTSEITEKTLEATDDSDKRDGHSAETKEDDQAESSTNVEHSEEPKEDGAFGHGDESEQDAERKGHGSSDHGEEAGRGAEFKEVGTGEGTKE, encoded by the exons ATGGCGGTGGCGGAGGTATGGGAGGTGTCGAAGAGGGCGATCGAGGCTTACACGGGGTTGTCGCCAGCGACGTTCTTCACGGTGCTGGCAGTAGCGGTGGCGCTCTACTACACGGTCGCGGGGTTCCTGGCACCACCACCGCCCCCGCCGCCGAGGCAGGTGGAGGTCGACCCGCTCCCGCCGCCCGTCCAGCTCGGGGAGGTCACCGAGGAGGAGCTCCGTGCCTACGACGGGTCCGATCCTAAGAAGCCGCTCCTCATGGCTATCAAGGGCCAGATCTATGACGTCACCCAGAGCAG GATGTTCTATGGACCTGGTGGTCCATATGCATTATTTGCTGGTAAAGATGCAAGTAGAGCGTTGGCAAAGATGTCATTTGAACAAAACGATTTGACCGGTGATATCTCTGGTCTTGGCCCCTTTGAGCTTGAGGCCTTACAGGACTGGGAATACAAGTTCATGGGCAAATATGCCAAAGTTGGAACAATCAAGAAGACAGTGCCAGAGACCGAGGGGTCTAATGACGGCACCTCTGAAATAACAGAAAAAACCTTAGAGGCTACAGATGATTCAGATAAACGAGATGGACATAGTGCAGAAACAAAGGAGGATGATCAAGCAGAAAGTAGCACAAACGTGGAACACAGTGAAGAGCCGAAGGAGGATGGTGCGTTTGGTCATGGTGATGAATCAGAACAAGATGCAGAACGAAAGGGACATGGTTCATCGGATCATGGTGAGGAAGCAGGTCGTGGTGCAGAGTTTAAGGAAGTTGGCACTGGTGAAGGTACCAAAGAGTAA